A single region of the Rhodococcus sp. W8901 genome encodes:
- the wzt gene encoding galactan export ABC transporter ATP-binding subunit Wzt/RfbE, with translation MTSNVSIETHGACVDFPIFDAKSRSLKKAFLGKAGGTIGRNDSDVVVVEALRDITMSLKEGDRVGLVGHNGAGKSTLLRLLSGIYEPTRGSARVRGRVAPVFDLGVGMDPEISGYENIIIRGLFLGQTRKQMLAKMDEIADFTELGEYLNMPLRTYSTGMRVRVAMGVVTSIDPEILLLDEGIGAVDAEFMKKARIRLQKLVERSGILVFASHSNEFLAQLCDSAMWIDHGEIRMHGEIEDVVRAYEGDDAADHVRQTIADMERERGQERAS, from the coding sequence ATGACGAGCAACGTGAGCATCGAGACGCACGGAGCGTGCGTCGACTTCCCGATCTTCGACGCCAAGTCACGGTCGTTGAAGAAAGCGTTCCTCGGCAAGGCCGGCGGGACGATCGGCCGCAACGACTCCGACGTCGTCGTGGTCGAGGCGCTGCGCGACATCACGATGTCGTTGAAGGAGGGCGACCGCGTCGGGCTGGTCGGGCACAACGGCGCCGGCAAGTCGACGCTGCTGCGCCTGCTGTCGGGCATCTACGAGCCGACCCGCGGCAGCGCCCGCGTCCGCGGCCGAGTCGCGCCCGTCTTCGACCTGGGTGTCGGCATGGACCCGGAGATCTCCGGCTACGAGAACATCATCATCCGCGGCCTGTTCCTGGGGCAGACGCGTAAGCAGATGCTCGCGAAGATGGACGAGATCGCCGACTTCACCGAGCTGGGCGAGTACCTGAACATGCCGCTGCGCACCTACTCGACCGGCATGCGGGTGCGTGTCGCGATGGGCGTGGTCACCAGCATCGACCCCGAGATCCTGCTGCTCGACGAGGGCATCGGCGCGGTCGACGCCGAGTTCATGAAGAAGGCGCGAATCCGGCTGCAGAAGCTGGTCGAGCGCTCCGGCATCCTCGTGTTCGCGAGCCATTCCAACGAGTTCCTGGCGCAACTGTGCGACAGCGCGATGTGGATCGACCACGGCGAGATCCGCATGCACGGCGAGATCGAGGACGTGGTCCGCGCGTACGAGGGCGACGACGCCGCCGACCACGTGCGTCAGACCATCGCCGACATGGAGCGCGAGCGGGGCCAGGAGCGCGCTTCGTGA
- the wzm gene encoding galactan export ABC transporter permease subunit Wzm/RfbD, which yields MSAAALDHEPASDADTPAVMSDSQTFRRAFQDLREGFAQRELWLNLGWQDIKQRYRRSVIGPFWITIATGVQATAMGILYSALLGMPLQTFLPYVTVGLIVWNLISASILEGSEVFIANEGLIKQLPSPLSVHIYRLVWRQLLFFGHNLLIYVIMVFAFGVWRHMSWTSLAAIPALGLIVLNALWVSIVFGIFATRYRDIAQILGSLTLLLFVLTPIFWSTDALEAQGGDVAERAKIAEINPLFHFLDIIRAPMIGADQQAYHWYIVLAFTVVGWAVALFALRKYRARVAYWV from the coding sequence GTGTCAGCAGCAGCCTTGGATCACGAGCCGGCGTCCGACGCCGACACCCCTGCCGTTATGTCCGATTCGCAGACGTTCCGTCGCGCGTTCCAGGACCTGCGGGAGGGGTTTGCGCAGCGTGAGCTGTGGCTCAATCTGGGTTGGCAGGACATCAAGCAGCGGTACCGCCGGTCGGTGATCGGTCCGTTCTGGATCACGATCGCCACCGGCGTGCAGGCCACCGCGATGGGCATCCTGTACTCGGCGCTGCTGGGGATGCCGCTGCAGACATTCCTGCCGTACGTCACGGTGGGCCTGATCGTGTGGAACCTGATCAGTGCGTCGATCCTCGAGGGCTCCGAGGTGTTCATCGCCAACGAGGGGCTGATCAAGCAGCTGCCGTCGCCGCTGAGCGTGCACATCTACCGGTTGGTGTGGCGGCAACTGTTGTTCTTCGGCCACAACCTGCTGATCTACGTGATCATGGTGTTCGCGTTCGGGGTGTGGCGGCACATGAGCTGGACGTCCCTGGCGGCGATCCCCGCGCTGGGGCTCATCGTCCTCAACGCGCTGTGGGTGTCGATCGTGTTCGGCATCTTCGCGACCCGCTACCGGGACATCGCCCAGATCCTGGGCAGCCTGACGCTGCTGCTGTTCGTCCTCACCCCGATCTTCTGGTCCACCGACGCGCTCGAGGCGCAGGGTGGCGACGTCGCCGAGCGAGCGAAGATCGCCGAGATCAACCCACTGTTCCACTTCCTGGACATCATCCGCGCGCCCATGATCGGCGCGGACCAGCAGGCCTACCACTGGTACATCGTGCTGGCGTTCACCGTCGTCGGCTGGGCGGTCGCACTGTTCGCGCTACGCAAGTACCGGGCCCGCGTGGCCTACTGGGTCTAG
- a CDS encoding bacterial proteasome activator family protein yields MTQPENERVLVIGPDGHPVPVSAAATRTDGAADDSSGQSDQDALADMVEQPAKVMRIGTMIKQLLEEVRAAPLDDASRTRLKEIHKSSVRELEQGLAPELREELERLTLPFNDDSVPTDAELRIAQAQLVGWLEGLFHGIQTALFAQQMAARAQLEQMRQGALPPGMSMGPQHRMQGPDDNPQAGTGQYL; encoded by the coding sequence ATGACGCAACCGGAGAACGAACGCGTGCTGGTGATCGGACCCGACGGCCATCCGGTTCCGGTGTCCGCGGCCGCGACCCGCACCGACGGGGCCGCAGACGACTCGTCGGGCCAGAGCGACCAGGACGCGCTCGCCGACATGGTGGAGCAGCCGGCGAAGGTCATGCGCATCGGCACGATGATCAAACAGTTGCTCGAGGAGGTGCGCGCCGCACCGCTCGACGACGCCAGCCGCACCCGGCTCAAGGAGATCCACAAGTCGTCGGTGCGCGAGCTCGAGCAGGGTCTCGCCCCCGAGCTGCGCGAGGAGCTCGAGCGGCTCACGCTGCCGTTCAACGACGATTCCGTGCCCACCGACGCCGAACTGCGGATCGCGCAGGCCCAGCTGGTCGGCTGGCTCGAGGGACTGTTCCACGGCATCCAGACCGCGCTGTTCGCACAGCAGATGGCCGCCCGCGCGCAGCTCGAGCAGATGCGTCAGGGCGCGCTTCCGCCCGGGATGAGCATGGGACCGCAGCACCGCATGCAGGGTCCGGACGACAATCCGCAGGCCGGCACCGGGCAGTACCTGTAG
- a CDS encoding cysteine desulfurase-like protein has translation MAYDVARVRGLIPSLGDGWVHLDPQAGMQIPDAVSRTVSTAFRASASSSGGRHVSSRRSAAIVAAAREAVADLVGGDPAGVVLGADRAVLLAWLAESLSSRLGLGTGLVLSRLDEEANVAPWLRVASRYGAQVRWAEVEIETCELPSWQFTELVQPTTRLMALTAASPIVGSAPAVRAAADCIHEVGGLLVVDAVGAAPYAHIDINDLGADVIAVSAPSWGGPQVGALVFRDPTLLDRIPAVSLNPYARGAERMEVGGHQFALLAGLTTSIDFMAGLEETATGTRRERLETSISSLQAYHDQLFEYLMRSLDSLPQVTVIGRSPIRVPTLSFTVAGVPADKVAAHLADNRIATVSGLQCGNRLLDALGVNDEGGAITVGLAPYTTRYEINQLVKHLGTLG, from the coding sequence ATGGCTTACGACGTTGCCCGGGTACGGGGACTGATCCCGTCACTGGGCGATGGATGGGTCCACCTCGACCCGCAGGCCGGTATGCAGATCCCGGACGCGGTCTCCCGCACCGTCTCGACCGCGTTCCGCGCATCGGCGTCGTCGTCAGGCGGACGGCACGTGTCGTCGCGCCGCAGTGCCGCCATCGTCGCGGCAGCGCGAGAGGCCGTCGCCGACCTGGTCGGCGGCGACCCGGCGGGTGTCGTGCTCGGTGCCGACCGTGCGGTGCTGCTGGCCTGGCTGGCGGAATCGCTCAGTTCCCGGCTGGGTCTCGGTACCGGGCTGGTGCTGTCGCGCCTCGACGAGGAGGCGAACGTCGCGCCCTGGCTGCGCGTCGCGAGCCGGTACGGCGCGCAGGTCCGGTGGGCCGAGGTGGAGATCGAGACGTGTGAGCTGCCGAGCTGGCAGTTCACGGAACTGGTGCAGCCGACGACGCGCCTGATGGCGCTCACCGCGGCGTCCCCGATCGTCGGATCCGCGCCCGCCGTCCGGGCGGCCGCGGACTGCATCCACGAGGTGGGCGGACTGCTCGTCGTCGACGCCGTCGGGGCCGCGCCGTACGCGCACATCGACATCAACGACCTCGGGGCCGATGTCATCGCGGTCAGCGCGCCGTCGTGGGGCGGCCCGCAGGTGGGTGCGCTGGTGTTCCGGGACCCGACGCTGCTCGACCGCATCCCCGCGGTCTCGCTCAACCCGTACGCGCGCGGTGCCGAACGCATGGAGGTCGGCGGCCACCAGTTCGCGCTGCTGGCCGGGCTGACCACGTCGATCGACTTCATGGCCGGGCTCGAGGAGACCGCGACCGGCACCCGCCGGGAGCGCCTCGAGACGTCCATCAGCTCGCTGCAGGCCTACCACGACCAGCTGTTCGAATACCTGATGCGGTCGCTCGATTCGCTGCCTCAGGTGACGGTCATCGGCCGGTCCCCGATCCGGGTGCCCACACTCAGCTTCACCGTCGCCGGGGTGCCGGCCGACAAGGTGGCCGCGCACCTCGCCGACAACCGGATCGCGACCGTCAGCGGCCTGCAGTGCGGCAACCGCCTGCTCGACGCGCTGGGTGTCAACGACGAGGGCGGCGCGATCACCGTGGGTCTCGCGCCCTACACCACCCGCTACGAGATCAACCAGCTCGTCAAGCATCTCGGAACGCTGGGCTGA
- a CDS encoding NAD(P)H-quinone oxidoreductase produces the protein MYAITISEPGGPEVMTWSEVPDPTPGPGEVLIDVAATAVNRADLLQRRGMYPPPPGASDILGLECSGVIAEVGPDVHGWKVGDRVAALLAGGGYAEKVAVPATQLLPVPEGLDLRAAASLPEVACTVWSNLVMECGLHAGQVLLVHGGGGGIGTHAIQVGKALGARVAVTAGSADKLERCAELGADILVNYREADFVQVLREDTGGRGADLILDNMGASYLGRNLDALAPDGQLVIIGMQGGRKGELDIGKLLAKRARVLATGLRGRPETGPSSKAAVIAAVRDKLWPLVGEGIVAPVVHAELPITEAPTAHEMLDSPDTVGKVVLSVRED, from the coding sequence ATGTACGCGATCACGATTTCCGAGCCCGGCGGACCCGAAGTGATGACCTGGTCCGAGGTTCCCGATCCGACACCCGGCCCCGGCGAGGTCCTGATCGACGTCGCCGCCACCGCCGTCAACCGCGCCGACCTGCTGCAGCGGCGCGGCATGTATCCGCCGCCGCCCGGCGCGAGCGACATCCTGGGCCTGGAATGCTCCGGCGTGATCGCCGAGGTCGGCCCCGACGTCCACGGCTGGAAGGTGGGCGACCGGGTGGCGGCGCTGCTCGCCGGCGGCGGCTACGCCGAGAAGGTCGCCGTCCCCGCCACCCAGCTGCTGCCGGTGCCCGAGGGCCTGGACCTGCGGGCGGCGGCGTCGCTGCCGGAGGTCGCCTGCACGGTGTGGTCCAACCTGGTGATGGAGTGCGGCCTGCACGCCGGCCAGGTGCTGCTGGTGCACGGCGGCGGCGGGGGCATCGGCACCCACGCGATCCAGGTCGGCAAGGCGCTCGGCGCGCGGGTCGCCGTCACCGCCGGCTCCGCCGACAAGCTCGAGCGCTGCGCCGAACTGGGCGCCGACATCCTGGTCAACTACCGCGAGGCCGACTTCGTGCAGGTGCTCCGCGAGGACACCGGCGGCCGCGGGGCAGACCTGATCCTCGACAACATGGGTGCGTCGTACCTGGGTCGCAACCTCGACGCGCTGGCCCCCGACGGTCAGCTGGTGATCATCGGCATGCAGGGCGGACGCAAGGGCGAACTGGACATCGGCAAGCTGCTCGCCAAGCGGGCCCGGGTGCTGGCCACCGGACTGCGCGGACGCCCCGAGACGGGTCCGTCGAGCAAGGCCGCCGTGATCGCGGCGGTCCGGGACAAGCTGTGGCCGCTGGTCGGCGAGGGCATCGTCGCGCCGGTGGTGCACGCGGAACTGCCGATCACCGAGGCGCCCACCGCGCACGAGATGCTCGACTCCCCCGACACCGTCGGCAAGGTGGTGCTCAGCGTGCGCGAGGACTGA
- a CDS encoding alpha-hydroxy-acid oxidizing protein, translated as MTFFGNMQNEIYLTGIGGARPELPMTAAGLEARAREELSTEAYAYIAGSASTERTAAANLDAFTRRALVPRMLRGTGSPDARDLSVDILGTRLAAPVLTAPIGVLGLVRERGEAIVGEVTAELGIGSVLSTAASSTIEDVGAVSGDNWWYQLYWPADDELAQSLVQRAAKAGAKAIVVTVDTPGMGWRPRDLELGHLPFLRAQGIANYLSDPVFRSRLATPPEESPEAMQIAVLTWVSLFGNHALRPSDIAKINEWTGLPVLVKGIVHEDDARAVVDAGADGVVVSNHGGRQVDGAIAALDALGPVAAAVGDRATVLLDSGIRCGADVLIALALGADAVLYGRPWAYGLGLAGADGVRHALRILLADLDVTMGLAGLSSVAEVDSSVLRAVGR; from the coding sequence ATGACCTTCTTCGGCAACATGCAGAACGAGATCTACCTGACCGGCATCGGCGGCGCCCGCCCCGAGTTGCCGATGACCGCCGCCGGACTCGAGGCGCGGGCCCGCGAGGAACTGAGCACCGAGGCCTACGCGTACATCGCGGGCAGCGCCTCCACCGAGCGCACCGCCGCGGCGAACCTGGACGCCTTCACCCGCCGCGCGCTGGTGCCGCGGATGCTGCGCGGGACCGGGTCACCCGACGCGCGGGACCTGAGCGTCGACATCCTCGGCACCCGGCTCGCGGCACCGGTGCTCACCGCCCCGATCGGGGTGCTCGGTCTGGTTCGTGAGCGGGGTGAGGCGATCGTCGGCGAGGTGACCGCCGAACTCGGGATCGGCTCGGTGCTGTCGACGGCGGCGTCGTCCACCATCGAGGACGTGGGCGCCGTCTCGGGCGACAACTGGTGGTACCAGCTGTACTGGCCCGCCGACGACGAGCTGGCGCAGTCGTTGGTGCAGCGGGCCGCCAAGGCTGGCGCCAAGGCGATCGTCGTCACCGTCGACACCCCGGGAATGGGCTGGCGGCCAAGGGATCTGGAACTCGGTCACCTACCGTTCCTGCGGGCGCAGGGCATCGCGAACTACCTGTCGGATCCGGTCTTCCGCTCGCGGCTGGCGACCCCGCCGGAGGAGAGCCCGGAGGCGATGCAGATCGCGGTGCTCACGTGGGTGTCGCTGTTCGGCAACCACGCGCTGCGCCCGTCGGATATCGCGAAGATAAACGAGTGGACCGGTCTCCCCGTTTTGGTGAAAGGCATTGTCCACGAGGACGATGCGCGTGCCGTGGTGGACGCGGGCGCCGACGGGGTGGTCGTGAGCAACCACGGCGGCCGGCAGGTGGACGGTGCCATCGCCGCGCTGGACGCGCTCGGCCCCGTCGCCGCGGCGGTGGGGGATCGGGCCACCGTCCTGCTCGACTCCGGAATCCGTTGCGGCGCAGATGTGTTGATCGCGCTGGCGCTCGGTGCCGACGCGGTGCTCTACGGGCGGCCGTGGGCCTACGGTCTCGGCCTGGCGGGCGCCGACGGTGTCCGGCACGCGCTGCGAATACTGTTGGCGGATTTGGACGTCACAATGGGGTTGGCCGGTTTGTCCAGCGTCGCCGAGGTCGATTCGAGCGTGCTTCGCGCTGTCGGACGATAG
- a CDS encoding MarR family winged helix-turn-helix transcriptional regulator, translating into MRAWRGFIDGSQRLMDVLNRELETGHDMSLAEYRILVMLSESPDGSLRMSDLADGVLSSRSRLTHQIRRMEAEGMVERSQCVEDGRGVLAVITDEGRRRLGEAAPTHLSGVRHYLINLLSKSEMRMLADVFERVDEAIGDRAAS; encoded by the coding sequence ATGCGCGCGTGGCGCGGTTTCATAGACGGCAGTCAACGACTGATGGACGTACTCAACCGAGAGTTGGAGACAGGGCACGACATGTCTTTAGCCGAGTACCGGATCTTGGTGATGCTGTCGGAGTCCCCGGACGGATCGCTGCGGATGAGCGACCTCGCGGACGGCGTGCTGTCGTCGCGCAGTCGCCTCACGCATCAGATCCGCCGTATGGAGGCCGAGGGCATGGTGGAGCGCAGCCAGTGCGTCGAGGACGGTCGCGGCGTGCTCGCGGTCATCACCGACGAGGGCCGGCGACGGCTCGGCGAGGCCGCTCCCACCCACCTCTCCGGGGTCCGCCACTACCTGATCAATCTGCTCAGCAAGTCGGAGATGCGGATGCTCGCCGACGTCTTCGAACGGGTCGACGAGGCCATCGGCGACCGCGCCGCCAGCTGA
- a CDS encoding tyrosine-type recombinase/integrase: MALRNGVEKVELPSGDIRYQVRVRVAGPDGTRRQLRRRFETSKAAGEFLDELQDNLKEEATQAAADEAGVVTVAQAVERWLAAQRINPTTLAAYTAALSPLVDRFDSRDVRTIGDSEVEQLVQDLAAGTGPGGRKWKRTSINPMLARTKAVWKDLERRKVLSDNPIQYMKPLRKKDDADAYDGALDLSDRLGEDEVARLVKMHSAVDLPLVGGPRSPQHMAVVHAPMVHLALIGLRRGELAGLRWSAIDLDAGRIAVAVRTRVRVTGRTIDQGNGKTARARRSLKLPASVLTVLRGTQERQQIARKRAGDAWVGERDSTCSRTGTGGQWHRGLWTTGGRRHCGTPGSPTAGSTPLAIPRRHG, translated from the coding sequence GTGGCGTTGCGAAATGGCGTTGAGAAAGTCGAGCTGCCGAGCGGGGACATCCGGTACCAGGTCCGGGTGCGGGTAGCCGGCCCAGACGGCACGAGACGTCAGCTACGCAGGAGATTCGAGACCTCGAAGGCGGCGGGGGAGTTCCTCGACGAGTTGCAAGACAACCTCAAGGAAGAAGCCACTCAGGCTGCGGCCGACGAGGCGGGGGTCGTCACGGTGGCTCAGGCGGTCGAGCGTTGGCTCGCGGCGCAGCGGATCAACCCGACTACGCTCGCGGCCTACACGGCGGCGCTGTCGCCGCTGGTCGACCGGTTCGATAGTCGCGATGTGCGGACGATCGGCGACAGCGAGGTGGAGCAGCTCGTGCAGGACCTGGCCGCTGGTACCGGACCAGGCGGGCGGAAGTGGAAACGAACCTCGATCAATCCAATGCTCGCGCGCACCAAGGCCGTCTGGAAGGACCTGGAGCGGCGGAAGGTACTTAGCGACAATCCAATCCAGTACATGAAGCCGCTACGCAAGAAAGACGACGCCGACGCCTACGATGGCGCCTTGGACTTGTCCGACCGACTCGGTGAGGACGAGGTTGCGCGGTTGGTGAAGATGCACTCCGCGGTGGATTTGCCCTTGGTCGGCGGGCCACGGTCGCCCCAGCACATGGCCGTGGTTCATGCGCCGATGGTGCACCTTGCGCTGATCGGGCTGCGGCGCGGTGAGCTGGCGGGGCTGCGTTGGAGCGCAATTGATTTGGATGCCGGCCGTATTGCGGTGGCCGTGCGGACCCGAGTGCGCGTGACGGGCCGCACGATCGATCAGGGGAACGGCAAGACCGCTCGCGCGCGGCGATCACTGAAACTGCCAGCCTCGGTGCTGACGGTTCTGCGGGGCACGCAGGAACGACAGCAGATCGCCAGAAAGCGCGCTGGTGACGCGTGGGTAGGGGAGCGAGACTCCACGTGCTCACGCACTGGGACGGGCGGCCAGTGGCACCGCGGACTCTGGACGACTGGTGGAAGGAGGCACTGCGGTACGCCGGGGTCCCCCACCGCAGGCTCCACGCCGCTCGCCATACCGCGGCGTCACGGCTGA
- a CDS encoding tyrosine-type recombinase/integrase translates to MAPRTLDDWWKEALRYAGVPHRRLHAARHTAASRLIAAGATPSAVAAWLGHADGGTLVLRTYAHTDASEVDALAELLG, encoded by the coding sequence GTGGCACCGCGGACTCTGGACGACTGGTGGAAGGAGGCACTGCGGTACGCCGGGGTCCCCCACCGCAGGCTCCACGCCGCTCGCCATACCGCGGCGTCACGGCTGATCGCCGCGGGAGCGACACCGTCCGCGGTTGCGGCGTGGCTCGGTCACGCAGACGGCGGGACGCTCGTGCTGCGGACCTACGCCCACACCGATGCGTCGGAAGTGGACGCGCTGGCGGAGCTGCTGGGGTAA
- a CDS encoding toxin-antitoxin system, with product MASKGPRTLVASRVPDDVYQILEERRLATGVGSVSQFVADLLSGYAGRADLMRELDHEALLKGVMPAA from the coding sequence ATGGCAAGCAAAGGACCGCGCACACTCGTCGCCTCACGCGTCCCTGACGACGTGTACCAGATCCTCGAGGAGCGGCGGCTCGCCACCGGAGTCGGTTCCGTGAGCCAATTTGTCGCCGACCTGCTGTCGGGTTATGCCGGCCGCGCCGATCTGATGCGGGAGCTCGACCACGAGGCTCTGTTGAAGGGGGTAATGCCTGCGGCCTGA
- a CDS encoding trypsin-like serine protease, translating into MLKIAAAAAGAVSLVLVPTLPANAETDTPNAMVVQIPEALDDPAPVLSQSELELDPDFQAYLQQEQQYQQTVQTAPTVASPDSGGAGQVSARSTNPVETRHDGVGALYFTAVAYSYRSCTANYIGGKFWLTADHCVRTAPWAPGFIQQSDGQFAGIENIYRINQPNVDLALIKVGSGISATPFSLSTRTPTISDTLKLVGYSGINNTNTPQNFSSSSTLDYEYHIPSITFVDGSVFNDLSSFTATDYPTCKGDSGGAYFSGGSMFGVHTGQGVVVSQNTIYNCTNWSMMTNLTPYIPWIQNIMATQSQSNLGEIARAFTGGVGANLPFRNAGYAPNIGYIGS; encoded by the coding sequence ATGTTAAAGATCGCCGCGGCTGCGGCAGGGGCGGTCAGCCTTGTGTTGGTCCCGACGCTGCCGGCGAACGCCGAAACCGACACTCCCAACGCCATGGTTGTGCAAATCCCTGAGGCACTAGACGATCCCGCCCCGGTTCTGAGCCAGAGCGAGCTGGAACTCGATCCCGATTTCCAGGCCTACCTTCAGCAAGAACAGCAATACCAGCAGACGGTTCAGACGGCGCCGACGGTTGCGTCGCCGGACAGTGGCGGGGCCGGCCAGGTTTCCGCTCGCAGCACCAACCCTGTCGAGACGCGTCACGACGGCGTCGGAGCACTCTATTTCACCGCGGTCGCCTACTCCTACCGCTCGTGCACCGCGAACTACATCGGTGGAAAGTTCTGGCTCACCGCCGATCACTGTGTCAGAACCGCCCCTTGGGCGCCAGGATTCATTCAGCAGTCCGACGGGCAGTTCGCCGGGATCGAGAACATCTACCGCATTAACCAGCCGAACGTGGACTTGGCACTGATCAAGGTCGGGTCCGGCATCAGTGCGACACCATTCAGCTTGTCAACCCGCACACCGACCATCTCCGACACCCTCAAACTCGTCGGGTACTCCGGGATCAACAACACCAACACCCCGCAGAACTTCTCCTCTTCGTCGACACTCGACTACGAGTACCACATCCCCTCTATTACGTTCGTCGACGGCTCAGTGTTCAATGACCTCTCGTCGTTCACTGCCACCGATTACCCCACTTGCAAGGGCGATTCCGGTGGCGCCTATTTCTCCGGCGGATCGATGTTCGGTGTCCATACCGGCCAGGGAGTTGTTGTGTCCCAGAACACGATTTACAATTGCACAAATTGGTCAATGATGACCAACCTCACCCCGTATATTCCGTGGATTCAGAATATTATGGCGACGCAATCCCAATCCAACCTCGGTGAGATTGCCCGTGCATTCACCGGCGGGGTGGGCGCAAACTTGCCCTTCCGAAACGCTGGATATGCCCCGAATATCGGCTACATAGGAAGCTGA